A region of the Prevotella melaninogenica genome:
TAAAGGAGAGGCTGTTGCGGTTCCTTCTTGGCTGTCATCAGATGGAGTAGAGGAGGAGCCTGCTGGTGTATCAATGCAAACTCTCCAACCCAAATCTAATATTTCTTTACCAGATACCTTAAACTCTATCTCGTCAACTTTGCCTAATACTGTTGTCGTAGAGAACTTACAATCGGGATAGAAAGCTGCGATAAAGCGACGAGCTATGAGGTCGTATACCTTTTGCTCAGCATCTGTCAGTCCTTGTGGTAGTACACCTGTCGGAATAATAGCATGGTGATCTGTCACCTTTGAGGAATCAAAGACGCGTTTTGTCTTAGGCAATGGCTTGCCACCCAAGGTCTTCACGATATCAGCATAAGGCTTTTTACCCGCAAAGGTAGTCTGAAAGAGTCCGTTCATTATCTGTGGACACTTCGGATAGATATCATCAGAGAGAAACTGTGTGTCAACACGTGGATAAGTTGTAAGTTTACGTTCGTAGAGAGTTTGAATCGTATTGAGTGTCATTTCAGCAGAAAATCCAAACTTACGGTTACAATCTACCTGCAGAGAGGTGAGATCATAAAGTTGTTTAGGCTGTTCTGCCCCTTTCTTTTTTGCAACGCTTGTAATCGTAAAAGGCTTTCCTTCAATCGTTGAGAAGGCTTGCTCACCTTCTTCTTTAGAGGTGAATTTACCCTTTGTTGCCGTAAACTGCGTATCACGATAGACTGTAGCTAATACCCAATAAGGTTCTGGCTTAAAGTTATCTATCTCTTTCTGTCGCTGTACGATGAGTGCCAAGGTTGGTGTCTGTACTCGACCAATTGAGAGAACCTGACCTCTACCATAACTATTGTTTCCATACTTTAATGTATAAAGGCGTGTGGCATTCATTCCTAACAGCCAGTCACCAATTGCACGAGACAATCCTGCGAGGTAAAGTGGTTGATATTGCTCTTGTTCCTTTAAGTTAGCAAACCCCTCGCGAATAGCTTCATCCGTCATCGAAGATATCCAAAGACGCTTCACAGGACATTTCACACCAGCCTTTTGCATTACCCACCGCTGAATTAATTCACCTTCCTGACCAGCGTCACCACAGTTGATAATCATCTCAGCCGACTGGTAAAGCTTCTCAATAACAGCAAACTGCTTCTTGATACCTTCGTCCTCAATGAGCTTAATACCAAAGCGAGGAGGTATCATTGGCAATGCAGCGAGACTCCAATACTTCCAGTTTGTGAAATAATCATTAGGCTCCTTCAACTCACAAAGGTGGCCGAAGGTCCATGTTACCTGGTAATTATTGCCTTCCATATAACCATTACAAGCCTTATTGGCTCCAAGGATTCGAGCTATATCTTTAGCAACACTGGGTTTCTCTGCAATGCAAACTATCATACAATTTCTTCTTAGTTTTAAGCCATTTTACCTTTGCAAAGGTAAGAAAAATATTCTTTGTGACGGATTAAACTTATTTTATTGCCTGTCTTTCTTTCAATTTTCTTATGCCATCTAAGTTATTTTATCTAAATTTGTAGCACAGAAACGAACAAGAAAAATAAATTTATGAGAGTTGGTCTCTTTATTCCATGTTACGTCGATGCACTTTATCCACAAGTTGGCGTAGCAACTTATAAGCTTTTAAAAAAGCTAAAAGTAGATGTAGTCTATCCCGAACGTCAGACTTGTTGTGGTCAACCAATGGCAAATGGTGGCTTTCAGCGTATGTCTGATCACCTTGCAGAACGTTTTGAGGATAAGTTTAAAAAATTCGATTATATAGTAACACCGAGTGTATCTTGTGCTGCTTTTGTGCGGGTTAATTACCCACAAATACTCGATCATGAGTGTCAGACACCTAAGAAAACAATGGAGTTGGTAGAATTCTTACATGATGTTCTGAAGGTAAAGGAACTTCCTGGAAGTTTTCCTCATGTCGTGTCTGTTCATAACTCTTGTCATGGTGTACGTGAGTTAACGCTTAGTACACCTTCAGAATTGCAAGAGAAGCCTGCAAATAAGATCGTTGAATTATTGAAACTCAAGGAAGGTATTACGGTTAAAGAACCTGATCGCAAGGATGAATGTTGCGGTTTTGGTGGTATGTTTGCTGTTGAAGAACCTTATATCAGCACTGCTATGGGTAACGATAAAGTGAAACGCCACATGGATACGGGAGCTGAGTTTATCACTGGTTCGGATAGTTCATGCTTAATGCACATGCAGGGTGTAGCAGGAAAGAACCACTATCCTATTAAGTTCATGCATGTAGCTGAGATCTTAGCTGCAGGGTTATGATTTGTATGTAAAGATTATAAAAGACAAAAGAGTTATGTCAACATATCATTCTAAAAAAGCAAAAGAGTTTCTGAAAAACCCTAAGAAGGTTGAACGACATGACCGTACATTTTGGTCATTGCGTCAGAAAAGAGATGCTGCAGCGGCAGAATTACCAGAATGGGAGGATTTACGCGAACATGCAAGTCGAATAAAAGAGCATACAGCGACCCATTTAGCTGACTATTTAGAGCAATTCTCTAATAGTTTGGAACGTAATGGGGTTATTGTTCATTTTGCAAAAGATGCACAAGAGTTTAATGAAATGGTTTATGGGATACTTGAATCTCATAAAGTAAAGAAACTCGTT
Encoded here:
- a CDS encoding DNA topoisomerase 3 yields the protein MIVCIAEKPSVAKDIARILGANKACNGYMEGNNYQVTWTFGHLCELKEPNDYFTNWKYWSLAALPMIPPRFGIKLIEDEGIKKQFAVIEKLYQSAEMIINCGDAGQEGELIQRWVMQKAGVKCPVKRLWISSMTDEAIREGFANLKEQEQYQPLYLAGLSRAIGDWLLGMNATRLYTLKYGNNSYGRGQVLSIGRVQTPTLALIVQRQKEIDNFKPEPYWVLATVYRDTQFTATKGKFTSKEEGEQAFSTIEGKPFTITSVAKKKGAEQPKQLYDLTSLQVDCNRKFGFSAEMTLNTIQTLYERKLTTYPRVDTQFLSDDIYPKCPQIMNGLFQTTFAGKKPYADIVKTLGGKPLPKTKRVFDSSKVTDHHAIIPTGVLPQGLTDAEQKVYDLIARRFIAAFYPDCKFSTTTVLGKVDEIEFKVSGKEILDLGWRVCIDTPAGSSSTPSDDSQEGTATASPLLPTFKKGESGPHTPTLTEKQTTPPKHYTEASLLRAMETAGKFVEDETLRAAMKENGIGRPSSRAGIIETLFKRHYIRRKRKNIEATETGIALIDTIHEKLLTSAELTGIWEKKLRDIEAKKYDASQFINELKEQLTNIVNDVLADNSSRKIGEVEGDKEK
- a CDS encoding (Fe-S)-binding protein, translated to MRVGLFIPCYVDALYPQVGVATYKLLKKLKVDVVYPERQTCCGQPMANGGFQRMSDHLAERFEDKFKKFDYIVTPSVSCAAFVRVNYPQILDHECQTPKKTMELVEFLHDVLKVKELPGSFPHVVSVHNSCHGVRELTLSTPSELQEKPANKIVELLKLKEGITVKEPDRKDECCGFGGMFAVEEPYISTAMGNDKVKRHMDTGAEFITGSDSSCLMHMQGVAGKNHYPIKFMHVAEILAAGL